The following DNA comes from Thermodesulfovibrionales bacterium.
CGTGGCAACAGTGCTCTTCGCATTCATGTTGCTCATGCTTGCGTTCCTGCGCAATGCCTGGCTGATTGCCGCTACCATGTTTGTTATCGGCGCAGGATGGCTTACGCTTCTCGTGAGCTTCAGTACGAGCGCGCAGGCCTCGGTGCCGTCATGGGTCAGGGGAAGGGCGCTTGCATTCTACATGCTTGTTTTCTTTGGGGGCATGGCGTTAGGAAGCGCACTCTGGGGGACTGTAGCCGGGCGCCTGGGGCTGACAGTCGCCTTTCTTTCCTCGGCTGCCGGTCTTGTCGCAGGCCTCGTGCTCTCAGCACACCATCGCCTGAAAGAGGCGGAAGGCCTAAACCTTGAACAATCCCTGCACTGGCCCGCGCCGAGAGTTGTCCGTGAGCCCAAAGCCGAGGAGGGGCCGGTTCTGGTGTCAGTCGAATACCATATTCATCCCTTGCAGGCCGAGGACTTTGCAGGGGCCATGGAAGCTATAAAGAAAATCCGCCGGCGCGATGGAGCGATCCGATGGGGCCTTTACAGGGACACAGCCGACCAAAGCCGATACATTGAAACATTTGTAGTAGAATCATGGGTTGAGCATATGAGGCAACATGAGAGAGTGACGATATCGGACCGCGCCGTTCAGGATCGGGTGAATGCCTTTCACAGTGGGCCGGAGAGCCCGACCGTTACTCATTTCATTTATGCGGGCGGCAAAGGTCCGCGTCGAATGAGATCACGACAGCGTGATGGATGACTCAATATCACAAAGTGCTGACCTTCTCAGCGGCAGAGCCTTGCACAACGGCCCGTCAGAATCTATAGGCCAACCAGGCAGTCGTGTAATCCACATCCTTGCCAGCTCCGGTTTCCTTGATAAAGGGGCCGGCAAAAAAGTGGGCGTAAATGGCAACGAAGGTGAAGTGCCGGTCAATGTCCCATTCCAGCACAGCCTGCGGCTGGCTCCCGACAAAGCTGGCGCTGCTGTTCTTGCTGGATCTAACGAGTGAGAGACCGCTATTATAAAGTCCGTCATGTGTGCTCTCGCGCCAGAAGAAGTCCCAGTTGACTGAGAGCATGACACTGCCTGTAAACTGAAGTGTAACAGAAGGGTTCAGGTCGATGTGGTTGATGGGACCAATCAAGGCGTCTTCGCTAAAGTATGCTCCCTTGGGAAAGAGTGGGTTGAAGGACTGGAGATCGGGGTTGTTCGGATCCCTGTCGCCGCTCGTGACATCAGCCTTAAGACCGAGACGCGGGTGAAACGTTAAAGAGTCGAAAGTGTAGCCGGTATCGGATGCCGCTGTCCACGCCTGAATATCGCCATTGCCGAATTTCCCCCACTGGTAGATGAATTCGAAATTATAGTCGATAGGCTTTGCGGTCCGCCACAGCCTTGCGCCTACGGAGTGGCGGGTTTCACTGGCGCTCCCCTGGTTAAAGCTTGCATTTCGATTATGATAGCCAAGATAGTACAAGTCAACGTTGCCCTTGGGAAGCATCGACAGAGGCATCACTGAGTACACACCCCAAAGCCCGCGGCTGTTGTCCGTCCCGTCGTCGAACACGTAGCGTTTCGTTTCCGCAGGTCTGGCGGCAAAGGCATCCACTGCAACATCCCCCGTGCGGAACATGGCGCGGAAGCCGTCGAAACTTTGGCGCACGTTCGGCCCTTCCCGTACCGAAATGATACGTTGCGAGCCATAAATCAACTCCTGTCTGCCGGACCGCAGGAGGAAGGAGCTACCCCCCCCTGAATCGAACTTTATATCCAGGAACGCCTGGTGCAGGTCGAGTTCATCCTTGTCGGTAGGCCGGGGTCCCCCTGTGCGGCCATTTTCCAGGCTGCTCTGTAATTGGGTGAACAGCCTCAGGTGTTCTCCCATGTGGAGGTCGGCATGGAGAAAGTAGCGCTGGAGAAGGTAGCCGGATCCTT
Coding sequences within:
- a CDS encoding alginate export family protein yields the protein MTRGAKVNITRLLLSCMGVFFIFILAVIIRPEAAEAEADTNFTAPAYSLNRADEDYRYLRDPARRVEFWDSVKYVALNESGSSYLSLGGEARERYEYFSNPNWGAGPQGSGYLLQRYFLHADLHMGEHLRLFTQLQSSLENGRTGGPRPTDKDELDLHQAFLDIKFDSGGGSSFLLRSGRQELIYGSQRIISVREGPNVRQSFDGFRAMFRTGDVAVDAFAARPAETKRYVFDDGTDNSRGLWGVYSVMPLSMLPKGNVDLYYLGYHNRNASFNQGSASETRHSVGARLWRTAKPIDYNFEFIYQWGKFGNGDIQAWTAASDTGYTFDSLTFHPRLGLKADVTSGDRDPNNPDLQSFNPLFPKGAYFSEDALIGPINHIDLNPSVTLQFTGSVMLSVNWDFFWRESTHDGLYNSGLSLVRSSKNSSASFVGSQPQAVLEWDIDRHFTFVAIYAHFFAGPFIKETGAGKDVDYTTAWLAYRF